Proteins encoded in a region of the Planctomycetaceae bacterium genome:
- a CDS encoding four helix bundle suffix domain-containing protein — protein MTAGEPLIPKHGGYRKLKSFQVAQLLYDVTVRFCGRYIDGRSRTRDQMVQAARSGVQNIAEGSEASGTSKKTELKLTSVARASLEELRLDYEDFLRQRGLPIWERQDGRRQSLIVRRCATADDVAAWVRQEHERGRRGPGGQSGPNGRRGAGAAPPPAVASYAELAANAALVLAAVACSLLERQLAALAAAFENEGGFTERLYRVRSQKRRQQ, from the coding sequence ATGACGGCCGGCGAGCCGCTGATTCCCAAGCATGGCGGATACCGCAAGCTTAAGAGCTTCCAGGTCGCCCAATTGCTCTACGATGTCACGGTGCGTTTCTGCGGCCGCTATATCGACGGGCGCAGCCGCACTCGGGACCAGATGGTGCAGGCGGCGCGGTCGGGGGTGCAGAATATCGCCGAAGGCAGCGAGGCCTCGGGAACCTCCAAAAAGACCGAGCTCAAGCTGACCAGCGTGGCCCGGGCCAGCCTGGAAGAGCTGCGGCTGGACTACGAAGACTTCCTGCGCCAGCGCGGTCTGCCGATCTGGGAGCGCCAGGATGGGCGCCGCCAGAGCCTGATTGTTCGTCGCTGCGCCACGGCAGACGACGTGGCCGCGTGGGTGCGGCAGGAGCATGAGCGTGGACGCCGTGGACCTGGTGGACAAAGTGGACCCAATGGACGCCGCGGCGCAGGCGCAGCGCCGCCGCCGGCCGTGGCGAGCTATGCCGAACTGGCCGCCAACGCGGCGCTGGTTCTGGCAGCCGTGGCGTGCAGCCTTCTGGAGAGGCAACTGGCCGCATTGGCAGCGGCGTTTGAAAATGAAGGCGGCTTCACCGAGCGACTATACCGCGTGCGATCGCAAAAACGCCGGCAGCAATGA